The window CAGCTCCGCGCTTCCCCCGGCCTCCCCTCCGGGCGCTGCGCGCCTGGCGCTTACTGTGCTCGGGGAGGCCCTGGATCATGTCAAATTTATGGATCTCTTTGGCATAGTACTCGGACTCGGTGTTCTCCTGAGAGCAgctctcctccttctcctcctccatctcctccagcagctcgCGGGTGCTGTTGTAGAGCGCCAGGATCTGGTAGGGCACGTGGGCCGGCCCCACGCTCTCCGGGGGGCTGGTGAGCCGCAACTTGCTCAGGATCTGCCCCCGGATGGCCTCCACCCGCTT of the Meleagris gallopavo isolate NT-WF06-2002-E0010 breed Aviagen turkey brand Nicholas breeding stock unplaced genomic scaffold, Turkey_5.1 ChrUn_random_7180001900425, whole genome shotgun sequence genome contains:
- the LOC109364721 gene encoding transforming growth factor beta-3 proprotein-like, with the translated sequence MKMYAQRALVLLSLLSFATVSLALSSCTTLDLEHIKKKRVEAIRGQILSKLRLTSPPESVGPAHVPYQILALYNSTRELLEEMEEEKEESCSQENTESEYYAKEIHKFDMIQGLPEHSKRQARSARRGGRGKRG